A stretch of the Pseudomonas sp. ACM7 genome encodes the following:
- a CDS encoding iron ABC transporter permease, with product MINRRYALLLVALGALLLVSCVVSLGVGPARVPVDVVWRILLHKIFGFGVPDWAAGQEHIVWLIRVPRMLLGALVGAGLALIGAVLQAVTRNPLADPHLLGVTSGATLGAVIVVLHVGEIVGLLTLPIAAFIGALLSMLIVLMIANRNGRLDSDRLLLCGVAVSFVMMAIANLLLFLGDHRASSAVMFWMLGGLGLARWELLAVPAASVLLGLVLLLGMARPLNALMAGEQTAVTLGLNARTVRLRVFLIASLMTGVLVSISGSIGFVGLMVPHIARRLVGAEHRRLLPVCVLLGSIFLVWVDVAARTLIAPEDLPIGVATAAIGGLFFIGLMRRR from the coding sequence ATGATCAATCGTCGCTACGCCTTGTTGCTGGTTGCCCTCGGCGCGTTGTTGCTGGTGTCGTGCGTGGTGTCGCTGGGCGTCGGTCCGGCGCGGGTGCCGGTGGACGTGGTGTGGCGGATTCTGTTGCACAAGATTTTCGGTTTCGGCGTGCCGGACTGGGCCGCTGGGCAGGAACACATCGTCTGGCTGATTCGCGTGCCTCGCATGCTGTTGGGTGCGTTGGTCGGCGCCGGGCTCGCGCTGATCGGTGCGGTGCTGCAAGCGGTGACGCGCAATCCGCTGGCCGACCCGCATTTGCTCGGGGTCACCTCCGGCGCGACCCTCGGTGCGGTGATTGTGGTGCTGCATGTCGGTGAAATCGTCGGCTTGCTGACCTTGCCGATCGCGGCGTTTATCGGCGCGTTGCTGAGCATGTTGATCGTGCTGATGATCGCCAACCGCAACGGGCGACTGGACAGTGATCGGCTGCTGTTGTGCGGCGTGGCGGTGTCCTTCGTGATGATGGCGATCGCCAATCTGCTGCTGTTTCTGGGCGATCACCGCGCGAGTTCGGCGGTGATGTTCTGGATGCTCGGTGGGCTCGGGTTGGCGCGCTGGGAATTGCTGGCAGTGCCGGCGGCCAGCGTGTTGCTCGGGTTGGTGTTGTTGCTGGGAATGGCTCGGCCACTGAATGCGTTGATGGCGGGCGAGCAGACGGCCGTGACCCTCGGACTCAACGCTCGTACCGTGCGGTTGCGGGTGTTTTTGATTGCTTCGCTGATGACTGGAGTGCTGGTGTCGATCAGCGGGTCTATCGGGTTTGTCGGGCTGATGGTGCCGCACATTGCGCGACGTTTGGTCGGGGCGGAGCATCGGCGATTGCTGCCGGTGTGCGTGTTGTTGGGCAGCATCTTTCTCGTCTGGGTCGACGTCGCCGCCCGCACCCTGATCGCCCCCGAAGACTTGCCCATCGGCGTTGCCACCGCCGCCATCGGCGGCTTGTTCTTCATCGGCCTAATGCGTCGCCGCTGA
- a CDS encoding urease accessory protein UreD, with protein MNLPVPTALFTPSWHAELELGYARFGDSTRPVQRRHKGPLRVQKHLYAEGPEVCQHIIVHPPGGIAGGDRLDISTSVGRDAWAQITSPGAAKWYRAAGPAYQKLDLKVAAGATLEWLPQETIIFSDAQAELSTSIDLEGDARLFYWDVVALGRPASGERFDLGHFQAQLDIRRDGQLLWHERQRIVGGDGLLDSPIGLDGQPVFATLWVTGEVESELLERCRALPNEVRGDLTQLPGLLIARCLASEALLARGWLIDLWRLLRPVLLGREAVPPRIWST; from the coding sequence ATGAATTTACCTGTTCCCACTGCCCTGTTTACCCCGAGCTGGCACGCCGAGCTGGAACTCGGCTACGCCCGATTCGGCGACAGTACGCGCCCGGTTCAGCGCCGCCACAAAGGCCCGCTGCGGGTGCAGAAGCACCTGTATGCCGAAGGGCCGGAGGTTTGCCAGCACATCATCGTGCACCCGCCCGGCGGGATTGCCGGGGGTGATCGGCTGGACATCTCGACCAGTGTCGGCCGCGATGCCTGGGCGCAAATCACCAGCCCCGGCGCGGCCAAGTGGTATCGCGCAGCGGGGCCCGCTTATCAGAAGCTCGACTTGAAAGTAGCTGCCGGCGCGACACTGGAATGGCTGCCGCAAGAGACGATTATCTTCAGCGACGCCCAGGCAGAGCTCAGCACTTCGATTGATCTGGAAGGCGATGCTCGGTTGTTTTACTGGGACGTTGTGGCGCTGGGCAGGCCGGCCAGCGGCGAGCGTTTCGACCTCGGCCATTTTCAGGCGCAGCTGGACATCCGCCGCGACGGTCAGTTGCTCTGGCATGAACGCCAGCGCATTGTCGGAGGCGATGGTTTGCTTGATTCGCCGATTGGCCTGGATGGGCAACCGGTGTTTGCGACGTTGTGGGTGACTGGGGAGGTTGAGAGTGAATTGCTGGAGAGGTGCCGTGCTCTGCCCAACGAGGTGCGCGGAGATCTGACGCAATTGCCGGGGCTTCTGATTGCACGGTGCCTGGCCAGTGAAGCGCTGCTGGCGCGGGGCTGGCTGATTGATTTGTGGCGATTGCTCAGGCCGGTGTTACTTGGCCGGGAAGCGGTCCCACCCAGAATATGGAGCACCTGA
- the urtB gene encoding urea ABC transporter permease subunit UrtB, whose protein sequence is MPTALYRFFLVIALLLPMAAFASDAEDFVAANPVQQAKLLEGWAAQPDPARIELINALQQGELTVDGQPKTLRLNNRLRGLIDTAMASHQLLATDAKTRLTAAQQLQKSAKPAQLKFLDQQLAGEKDEGVHAALSLALANLQLVDTDPAVRLAAVRLLGETGDPLARTRLESLLQPGVEADAGVRTAAETSLAQVKRKLLIGEILGQAFSGMSLGSILLLAALGLAITFGLLGVINMAHGEMLMLGAYSTYVVQLMFQRFAPQAIEFYPLIALPVAFFVTAAIGMALERTVIRHLYGRPLETLLATWGISLMLIQLVRLVFGAQNVEVANPAWLSGGIQVLPNLVLPYNRIVIIAFALFVVVLTWLLLNKTRLGLNVRAVTQNRNMAACCGVPTGRVDMLAFGLGSGIAGLGGVALSQIGNVGPDLGQSYIIDSFLVVVLGGVGQLAGSVLAAFGLGIANKILEPQIGAVLGKILILALIILFIQKRPQGLFALKGRVID, encoded by the coding sequence ATGCCCACCGCCCTTTACCGCTTCTTCCTGGTCATCGCATTGCTTTTACCGATGGCTGCTTTTGCCAGCGACGCCGAGGACTTCGTCGCGGCCAATCCCGTGCAGCAAGCCAAGCTTCTGGAAGGCTGGGCTGCGCAGCCCGATCCGGCCCGTATCGAGCTGATCAACGCCCTGCAACAAGGCGAGCTGACCGTCGACGGCCAACCGAAAACCCTGCGCCTGAACAACCGCCTGCGGGGTCTGATCGACACCGCTATGGCCAGCCACCAATTGCTCGCCACTGACGCCAAAACCCGTCTGACCGCCGCGCAGCAATTGCAGAAAAGCGCCAAACCGGCACAGTTGAAATTTCTCGACCAGCAACTGGCTGGCGAAAAAGATGAAGGCGTCCACGCCGCACTGAGTTTGGCGCTGGCCAATCTACAACTGGTGGACACCGACCCGGCCGTACGCCTCGCCGCTGTGCGTCTGCTCGGTGAAACCGGTGACCCACTGGCTCGCACCCGCCTCGAAAGCCTGCTGCAACCCGGTGTCGAAGCCGACGCCGGCGTACGCACCGCTGCCGAAACCAGCCTCGCTCAGGTCAAACGCAAACTGCTGATCGGCGAGATCCTCGGTCAAGCCTTCAGTGGCATGTCGCTCGGTTCGATCCTGCTGCTCGCGGCCCTCGGTTTGGCGATCACCTTCGGACTGCTCGGCGTGATCAACATGGCTCACGGCGAGATGCTGATGCTCGGCGCCTACTCGACGTACGTGGTGCAGCTGATGTTCCAACGCTTCGCCCCGCAAGCCATCGAGTTCTACCCGCTGATCGCGTTGCCGGTGGCGTTTTTCGTCACCGCCGCCATCGGTATGGCGCTGGAGCGCACGGTGATTCGCCACCTCTATGGCCGTCCATTGGAAACCCTGCTCGCCACGTGGGGCATCAGCCTGATGCTGATTCAACTGGTGCGATTGGTGTTCGGTGCGCAGAACGTCGAAGTGGCCAACCCGGCGTGGCTATCGGGCGGGATTCAAGTGCTGCCGAATCTGGTGCTGCCGTACAACCGCATCGTCATCATTGCCTTCGCGCTGTTTGTGGTGGTGCTCACCTGGTTGCTGCTGAACAAGACACGCCTCGGTTTGAACGTGCGCGCCGTCACCCAGAACCGCAACATGGCCGCCTGCTGCGGCGTACCAACCGGGCGTGTCGACATGCTCGCCTTCGGCCTCGGCTCAGGCATTGCCGGACTCGGTGGCGTAGCCCTCAGCCAGATCGGCAACGTCGGCCCGGACCTTGGCCAGAGCTACATCATCGACTCGTTCCTGGTGGTGGTGCTCGGTGGCGTCGGTCAGCTGGCCGGTAGTGTGCTCGCCGCGTTCGGCCTCGGCATCGCCAACAAAATTCTCGAACCTCAGATCGGCGCCGTGCTCGGCAAGATCCTGATCCTCGCGCTGATCATTCTGTTCATCCAGAAACGTCCGCAAGGCCTCTTCGCACTGAAAGGACGGGTGATCGACTGA
- the urtA gene encoding urea ABC transporter substrate-binding protein — translation MKRRSLIKAFTLSASIAAMGMTWSLQAAETIKVGILHSLSGTMAISETSLKDMALMTIDEINAKGGVNGKMLEPVVVDPASNWPLFAEKGRQLLTQDKVAVVFGCWTSVSRKSVLPVFEELNGLLFYPVQYEGEEMSPNVFYTGAAPNQQAIPAVEYLMSEEGGSAKRYFLLGTDYVYPRTTNKILRSFLHSKGVADKDIEEVYTPFGHADYQTIVANIKKFSAGGKTAVISTVNGDSNVPFYKELANQGLKATDVPVVAFSVGEEELRGIDTKPLVGNLAAWNYFESVENPANKKFVADWKAYAKKHNLPGADKAVTNDPMEATYVGIHMWAQAAEKAKSTDVDKVREALAGQTFAAPSGYTLTMDKTNHHLHKPVMIGEIQADGQFNVVWQTEGPIRAEPWSPFISGNDKKPDYAVKSN, via the coding sequence ATGAAGCGTCGCAGCTTGATCAAGGCTTTCACACTATCGGCATCGATTGCCGCGATGGGCATGACCTGGAGCCTCCAGGCCGCCGAGACCATCAAGGTCGGTATTCTGCATTCGTTGTCCGGGACCATGGCGATCTCCGAAACCTCGCTGAAAGACATGGCGTTGATGACCATCGACGAGATCAATGCCAAGGGCGGCGTGAACGGCAAGATGCTGGAACCGGTGGTGGTGGACCCGGCGTCGAACTGGCCGCTGTTCGCCGAGAAAGGCCGCCAGCTGCTGACCCAGGACAAGGTGGCGGTGGTGTTCGGTTGCTGGACGTCGGTGTCGCGCAAATCGGTATTGCCGGTGTTCGAAGAGCTCAACGGTCTGCTGTTCTACCCGGTGCAATACGAAGGCGAAGAGATGTCGCCGAACGTGTTCTACACCGGTGCTGCGCCGAACCAACAGGCGATCCCGGCGGTGGAATACCTGATGAGCGAAGAAGGCGGCAGCGCCAAGCGTTACTTCCTGCTGGGCACCGACTACGTCTACCCGCGCACCACCAACAAGATCCTGCGCTCGTTCCTGCACTCCAAAGGTGTGGCCGACAAAGACATCGAAGAGGTCTACACCCCGTTCGGCCACGCCGATTACCAAACCATCGTGGCCAACATCAAAAAATTCTCGGCCGGTGGCAAGACCGCGGTCATCTCCACCGTCAACGGCGACTCCAACGTGCCGTTCTATAAAGAGCTGGCCAACCAAGGTTTGAAAGCCACCGACGTTCCGGTCGTGGCGTTCTCGGTCGGCGAAGAAGAACTGCGCGGTATCGACACCAAACCGTTGGTGGGCAACCTGGCGGCGTGGAACTACTTCGAGTCGGTCGAGAATCCGGCGAACAAGAAATTCGTCGCCGACTGGAAAGCCTACGCCAAGAAACACAACTTGCCGGGCGCCGACAAAGCGGTGACCAACGACCCGATGGAAGCCACGTACGTAGGCATCCACATGTGGGCGCAAGCGGCTGAAAAAGCCAAGTCCACTGACGTCGACAAAGTCCGCGAAGCCCTCGCTGGCCAGACCTTTGCCGCGCCGTCCGGTTACACGCTGACCATGGACAAGACCAACCACCACCTGCACAAACCGGTGATGATCGGCGAGATTCAGGCGGACGGTCAGTTCAACGTGGTGTGGCAGACCGAAGGGCCGATCCGTGCCGAGCCGTGGAGCCCGTTCATCTCGGGTAACGACAAGAAGCCGGATTATGCGGTGAAGAGCAACTAA
- the urtD gene encoding urea ABC transporter ATP-binding protein UrtD, which yields MRVTATAEFMLEPAFFPPLEPNRDAGSSRDAIGLGQRVGPGLNTRHGTILTLEDISVSFDGFKALNDLNLYIGVGELRCIIGPNGAGKTTLMDVITGKTRPSHGKAWFGETLDLTQMSEVQIAQAGIGRKFQKPTVFEALSVFENLELAQKTDKSVWASLRARLSGEQKDRISEVLETIRLTTSVNRPAGLLSHGQKQFLEIGMLLMQDPQLLLLDEPVAGMTDTETEFTAELFKSLAGKHSLMVVEHDMGFVGSIADHVTVLHQGSVLAEGSLEQVQDNERVIEVYLGR from the coding sequence ATGAGAGTGACTGCGACGGCTGAATTCATGCTCGAACCGGCGTTTTTTCCGCCACTGGAACCCAACCGGGACGCCGGCAGCAGCCGCGACGCCATCGGCCTCGGTCAACGCGTCGGCCCCGGCCTGAATACGCGCCACGGCACGATCCTGACGCTTGAAGACATCAGCGTCAGCTTCGATGGTTTCAAGGCGCTGAACGATCTGAACCTGTACATCGGCGTCGGCGAATTGCGCTGCATCATCGGCCCCAACGGCGCGGGCAAGACCACGCTGATGGACGTGATCACCGGCAAGACTCGCCCCAGTCACGGCAAGGCCTGGTTCGGTGAAACCCTCGACCTGACGCAGATGAGCGAAGTGCAAATCGCCCAGGCCGGCATCGGTCGCAAGTTCCAGAAGCCGACAGTGTTCGAAGCCTTGAGCGTTTTTGAAAACCTGGAGCTGGCGCAAAAAACCGACAAATCGGTGTGGGCCAGCCTGCGGGCTCGCCTGAGTGGCGAACAGAAAGATCGCATCAGCGAAGTGCTGGAGACCATTCGCCTGACCACGTCGGTCAATCGACCGGCGGGCTTGTTGTCCCACGGTCAGAAGCAGTTTCTGGAAATCGGCATGTTGCTGATGCAGGACCCGCAGCTGTTGCTGCTCGACGAGCCGGTAGCGGGCATGACCGACACCGAGACCGAGTTCACCGCCGAATTGTTCAAGAGCCTGGCGGGCAAGCATTCGCTGATGGTGGTGGAACACGACATGGGCTTCGTCGGCTCCATCGCCGACCACGTCACCGTGTTGCACCAGGGCAGCGTGTTGGCCGAAGGGTCGCTGGAGCAGGTGCAGGACAACGAGCGTGTGATCGAGGTTTATCTCGGCCGCTAA
- the urtE gene encoding urea ABC transporter ATP-binding subunit UrtE, giving the protein MLQVDKLHQYYGGSHILRGLTFDVKVGEVTCLLGRNGVGKTTLLKCLMGLLPAKEGAVNWEGKPITTFKPHQRVHAGIAYVPQGREIFGRLTVEENLLMGLSRFPGAEAKEVPAFIYELFPVLLQMKQRRGGDLSGGQQQQLAIGRALASRPRLLILDEPTEGIQPSVIKEIGAVIKKLAARGDMAILLVEQFYDFAAELADQYLVMSRGEIVQQGRGENMEAEGVRGLVTI; this is encoded by the coding sequence ATGCTGCAAGTCGACAAGCTGCATCAGTATTACGGCGGTAGTCACATCCTGCGCGGCCTGACGTTTGACGTGAAGGTCGGCGAAGTCACCTGCCTGCTCGGCCGTAACGGCGTCGGCAAGACCACCCTGCTCAAGTGCCTGATGGGTTTGTTGCCGGCCAAAGAAGGCGCGGTGAACTGGGAAGGCAAACCGATTACCACGTTCAAGCCACACCAGCGGGTTCACGCAGGGATCGCTTACGTGCCTCAGGGTCGGGAAATTTTCGGCCGGCTGACCGTGGAAGAAAACCTGTTGATGGGCCTGTCGCGATTTCCCGGTGCTGAAGCCAAGGAAGTCCCGGCGTTCATCTACGAGCTGTTTCCGGTGCTGCTGCAGATGAAGCAGCGGCGAGGCGGTGACTTGTCCGGTGGCCAGCAGCAGCAATTGGCGATCGGCCGAGCGTTGGCCAGCCGTCCACGCCTGCTGATTCTCGACGAGCCCACCGAAGGCATCCAGCCATCTGTGATCAAGGAAATCGGCGCCGTGATCAAGAAGCTCGCAGCCCGTGGCGACATGGCAATTCTGCTGGTAGAGCAGTTTTACGATTTCGCCGCCGAACTGGCCGATCAGTACCTGGTGATGTCCCGGGGCGAAATCGTGCAACAGGGTCGCGGAGAAAATATGGAGGCCGAGGGTGTACGCGGTCTGGTTACGATATAA
- a CDS encoding ABC transporter ATP-binding protein, with product MTSLNLTNLAWTPLGQGHCHHQFQLRDATLHVLPGEFVGLIGPNGSGKTSLLRCAWRFSKPESGEVKLDHHNVWKQSSRWCAQRIAVVLQEFPDAFGLTVDEVVAMGRTPHKGLFDGDTLEDRELATQALDSVGLKGFEDHAFATLSGGEKQRVILARALAQQPQMLILDEPTNHLDPRYQLELLQRVKRLKIGTLASIHDLNLAAAFCDRLYVINHGRIVASGTPKEVLTAPLLRDVFGVEALIDEHPLHGYPRITWITQP from the coding sequence ATGACCTCGCTGAACCTCACGAACCTCGCCTGGACGCCCTTGGGCCAGGGCCATTGCCATCACCAGTTCCAACTGCGTGATGCAACCTTGCACGTGCTCCCCGGTGAGTTCGTCGGTTTGATCGGCCCCAACGGCAGCGGCAAAACCAGCCTGCTGCGCTGTGCCTGGCGCTTCAGCAAACCCGAGAGCGGCGAGGTCAAGCTCGACCACCACAACGTCTGGAAGCAATCCTCGCGCTGGTGCGCGCAACGTATCGCCGTGGTCCTGCAGGAATTCCCCGACGCCTTCGGCCTCACCGTCGACGAAGTCGTCGCCATGGGCCGCACACCGCACAAAGGTCTGTTCGACGGCGACACCCTGGAGGACAGAGAACTCGCAACCCAGGCCCTCGATTCAGTCGGTCTGAAAGGCTTCGAGGATCATGCCTTCGCCACCCTCTCCGGCGGTGAAAAACAGCGCGTGATCCTCGCCCGCGCCCTGGCTCAGCAACCGCAAATGCTGATCCTCGACGAGCCGACCAATCACCTCGATCCGCGCTATCAGCTCGAACTGCTGCAACGGGTCAAACGCCTGAAGATCGGCACCCTGGCGAGCATTCACGACCTCAACCTCGCAGCCGCTTTCTGCGATCGGCTGTACGTGATCAATCACGGCCGCATTGTCGCCAGCGGCACGCCCAAAGAAGTCCTGACCGCCCCACTGCTGCGCGACGTGTTCGGCGTCGAAGCGCTGATAGATGAACATCCCTTGCACGGCTACCCACGAATCACCTGGATAACCCAACCATGA
- a CDS encoding PepSY domain-containing protein, with protein MKQPKVNFYNLAWRWHFYAGLFVAPFMVMLALTGVIYLFKPQLDPLMYGSLLNVPAGHHSVPADDLLKRVKEAYPQATIKQYLPPVNAERSAQFVVINGGSELNVFVDPYHGDILGEQDAKKNLQAVARAIHGELMIGTVGDRLIELAAGWGVVLVVSGVFLWWPRGQAAGILWPRLSSRGRVLWRDLHAVTGFWGASLLLVMLLSGMTWTGFWGKQYAEVWNVFPAAMWDDVPKSDVEARSLNTATRQTVPWAMENTPMPMSGDHAEHMTLGGTQAGPAAPTISLQDVQNIAAQRQVEPGYSITFPATTTGVFTIAVFADDPRNDATLHVDQYTGDVLADVRFAQYGTVARATEIGVMLHEGKMFGAFNQIIVLLICLMILLSAVSGVVIWWKRRPQGKFGVPPLRHDLPKWKTGVVIMLTLAVIFPLVGASLIVVWLLDRVLLSRLNERVEPTASL; from the coding sequence ATGAAACAGCCCAAAGTGAATTTCTACAACCTGGCCTGGCGCTGGCATTTCTATGCCGGTCTGTTCGTCGCGCCTTTCATGGTGATGCTGGCTTTGACCGGCGTCATTTACCTGTTCAAACCGCAACTCGACCCGTTGATGTACGGCAGCCTGCTGAACGTCCCGGCCGGGCATCACAGCGTCCCGGCCGATGACCTGCTCAAGCGGGTGAAAGAGGCTTACCCACAAGCCACGATCAAGCAGTATTTGCCACCGGTCAACGCCGAGCGCAGCGCGCAATTTGTCGTGATCAATGGCGGTAGCGAGCTCAATGTATTCGTCGATCCCTACCACGGCGACATCCTCGGAGAGCAAGACGCCAAAAAGAATCTGCAAGCCGTTGCGCGAGCGATTCACGGCGAATTGATGATCGGCACCGTCGGTGATCGACTGATCGAACTGGCCGCCGGCTGGGGCGTGGTGTTGGTGGTCTCCGGCGTGTTCTTGTGGTGGCCGCGTGGCCAGGCGGCCGGCATCCTGTGGCCACGCTTGAGCAGTCGCGGTCGAGTGCTTTGGCGTGACCTGCACGCGGTGACAGGGTTTTGGGGCGCGTCGTTGCTGCTGGTGATGCTGCTCAGCGGCATGACCTGGACCGGGTTCTGGGGCAAGCAATACGCCGAAGTGTGGAATGTCTTTCCGGCAGCGATGTGGGATGACGTACCCAAATCCGATGTGGAGGCCCGCAGCCTCAACACCGCTACCCGCCAGACCGTGCCTTGGGCGATGGAAAACACACCGATGCCAATGTCCGGCGACCACGCCGAACACATGACCCTCGGCGGCACACAAGCGGGTCCTGCCGCACCGACCATCAGCTTGCAGGACGTGCAGAACATCGCTGCGCAACGCCAGGTCGAACCGGGTTACAGCATCACCTTTCCGGCCACGACGACTGGCGTGTTCACCATCGCGGTGTTCGCCGACGACCCGCGCAACGACGCCACGCTGCATGTGGATCAATACACCGGCGACGTCCTCGCCGACGTGCGCTTCGCGCAATACGGCACCGTCGCCCGCGCGACGGAAATCGGCGTGATGCTGCACGAAGGTAAAATGTTCGGTGCGTTCAATCAGATCATTGTGCTGCTGATCTGCCTGATGATTCTGCTCAGCGCCGTCAGCGGCGTGGTGATCTGGTGGAAGCGCCGTCCACAAGGAAAATTCGGTGTTCCGCCGCTGCGCCACGACCTGCCGAAATGGAAAACCGGGGTGGTGATCATGCTGACGCTGGCAGTGATCTTTCCGCTGGTGGGGGCTTCGTTGATCGTAGTGTGGCTATTGGATCGAGTGCTGTTATCGAGGCTCAACGAGCGAGTAGAACCTACCGCCTCACTGTGA
- a CDS encoding ABC transporter substrate-binding protein, with product MTLRSLLCATLLLGNAQAFAEATHYPLTVQSCNREVTFKQAPKHAVSHDINMTQMMLALGLKPSMAGYSGVTGWKSVTPQMQTILDGLPELAAKYPSVETLLNANVDFFFAGWDYGMRVGGDLTPQTLQPLGINVYELTESCAFVMKRPPASLEDTYNDLRNLGKIFDVQDRANVLITQMQAQVAEVRKDLPADKPRVFLYDSGEDRAMTSGRLGMPQALIDAAGGRNILDDVDASWTRVNWENVVERNPQVIVIVDYGEVTAEQKEQFLMNNKALQSVDAIKNQRFIVIPYVQATPGIDNVLAVETLAKGFHGE from the coding sequence ATGACTTTGCGTTCCCTTCTTTGCGCCACTCTGTTGCTGGGCAATGCCCAGGCATTTGCCGAGGCCACTCACTACCCGTTGACCGTGCAGAGCTGCAACCGCGAAGTGACCTTCAAGCAAGCGCCGAAACACGCGGTCAGCCACGACATCAACATGACCCAGATGATGCTCGCCCTTGGCCTCAAACCCAGCATGGCCGGGTATAGCGGTGTGACCGGTTGGAAGTCGGTCACGCCCCAGATGCAGACCATCCTCGATGGCTTGCCGGAGTTGGCGGCCAAGTACCCGTCGGTGGAAACCCTGCTCAACGCCAACGTCGATTTTTTCTTCGCCGGCTGGGATTACGGCATGCGCGTGGGTGGTGACCTGACGCCGCAAACGTTGCAGCCGCTGGGCATCAACGTCTACGAGCTGACCGAGTCCTGCGCGTTCGTGATGAAGCGTCCGCCGGCCAGTCTGGAAGACACTTACAACGACCTGCGCAACCTCGGCAAAATCTTTGACGTGCAGGATCGCGCCAACGTCTTGATCACCCAGATGCAGGCGCAAGTCGCCGAAGTGCGCAAGGATCTGCCGGCGGACAAACCTCGCGTGTTCCTCTATGACAGCGGTGAAGACCGCGCCATGACCTCCGGCCGCCTCGGTATGCCGCAAGCGCTGATCGACGCCGCTGGCGGGCGCAATATTCTCGACGACGTCGACGCGAGTTGGACCCGGGTCAACTGGGAGAACGTGGTCGAGCGCAATCCGCAGGTGATCGTGATCGTCGACTACGGCGAAGTCACCGCCGAACAGAAAGAGCAATTTCTGATGAACAACAAGGCGCTGCAATCGGTGGACGCGATCAAGAACCAGCGCTTCATCGTGATTCCGTATGTGCAGGCCACGCCGGGGATCGACAACGTGCTGGCGGTTGAAACCCTGGCCAAGGGTTTCCACGGCGAATGA
- the urtC gene encoding urea ABC transporter permease subunit UrtC: MNQPLMLTATQKAGPKVTIAVGAVILALLLALPLLSLLSPDSTFHVSAYTLTLVGKILCYAIVALALDLVWGYAGLLSLGHGLFFALGGYAMGMYLMRQASGDGLPAFMTFLSWTELPWYWTGTSSFLWSMCLVVLAPGLLALVFGFFAFRSRIKGVYFSIMTQALTFAGMLLFFRNETGFGGNNGFTNFRTILGFGITEPGTRAVLFFATVVLLVASLFIGWRLAQSKFGRVLTALRDAENRLMFCGYDPRGFKLFVWVLSAVLCGLAGALYVPQVGIINPSEMSPTNSIEAAVWVALGGRGTLIGPLLGAGVVNGMKSWFTVAFPEYWLFFLGALFIVVTLYLPKGVIGLLKKRGEQ, from the coding sequence ATGAATCAGCCTCTGATGCTCACGGCCACACAAAAGGCCGGCCCCAAAGTCACGATCGCCGTTGGCGCGGTGATCCTCGCTCTGCTGCTGGCGTTGCCGTTGCTGTCGTTGTTGTCGCCGGACAGCACGTTTCACGTCTCGGCTTACACGCTGACGTTGGTAGGCAAGATTCTCTGCTACGCGATTGTTGCGCTGGCCCTCGATCTGGTCTGGGGTTACGCCGGTCTGTTGTCCCTTGGTCACGGCTTGTTCTTCGCCCTCGGCGGCTACGCGATGGGCATGTACCTGATGCGCCAGGCCTCGGGCGATGGCTTGCCGGCGTTCATGACCTTTCTGTCGTGGACTGAATTACCGTGGTACTGGACCGGCACCAGCAGTTTCCTCTGGTCGATGTGTCTGGTGGTGCTGGCGCCGGGGTTGCTGGCGCTGGTATTCGGCTTCTTCGCCTTCCGCTCACGGATCAAGGGCGTGTATTTCTCGATCATGACCCAAGCCCTGACCTTTGCCGGGATGCTGCTGTTCTTCCGCAACGAAACCGGGTTTGGCGGCAACAACGGCTTTACCAACTTCCGCACCATTCTTGGCTTTGGCATCACCGAACCGGGCACTCGTGCGGTGCTGTTTTTCGCCACGGTGGTGTTGCTGGTGGCGAGCCTGTTCATTGGTTGGCGCCTGGCGCAGAGCAAGTTCGGTCGCGTGTTGACCGCCCTGCGGGATGCGGAAAACCGCCTGATGTTCTGCGGTTACGACCCGCGCGGTTTCAAGCTGTTCGTCTGGGTCTTGAGCGCAGTGTTGTGCGGCTTGGCCGGTGCGCTGTACGTGCCGCAAGTCGGCATCATCAACCCGAGCGAAATGTCACCGACCAATTCCATTGAAGCCGCCGTGTGGGTGGCGCTGGGTGGTCGCGGCACGCTGATCGGCCCGCTGCTCGGCGCCGGCGTGGTCAACGGGATGAAGAGCTGGTTCACCGTGGCCTTCCCGGAATACTGGCTGTTCTTCCTCGGTGCGCTGTTCATCGTCGTGACCTTGTACCTGCCCAAAGGCGTGATCGGTTTGCTGAAAAAAAGGGGTGAGCAATGA